The following coding sequences are from one Ornithodoros turicata isolate Travis chromosome 1, ASM3712646v1, whole genome shotgun sequence window:
- the LOC135378489 gene encoding monobin-like — MKFYLVLILTVGLASGQFNRLCNKPSDEGECDVQGREERFFSLPGTKYCQGAWVCPSGADYYTTLSDCREACLSESAPRPNSNMEQYCLRAPPAVECKGLSTETMAFYDAESGKCKEVTGCLWTDNGFEDDTTCSFVCTP; from the exons ATGAAGTTTTACTTGGTGCTAATTCTCACCGTCGGTTTGGCCTCAG GCCAGTTCAACCGACTTTGCAACAAACCAAGCGATGAAGGAGAATGTGACGTACAAGGGAGAGAAGAGAGGTTCTTTTCTCTTCCCGGTACAAAGTACTGCCAAGGAGCATGGGTGTGTCCTTCGGGAGCGGATTATTATACCACGCTGTCGGACTGCCGCGAGGCATGCT TAAGCGAGAGTGCTCCACGACCCAATTCCAACATGGAACAGTACTGCTTGCGTGCACCACCTGCAGTAGAATGCAAAGGACTTTCAACGGAGACGATGGCCTTCTATGACGCTGAAAGTGGTAAATGCAAAGAAGTCACGGGGTGTCTGTGGACCGACAACGGCTTCGAGGACGATACAACCTGTTCCTTCGTTTGTA CGCCATAA